The DNA segment CGGCGTCGCTACACTCTCCTCGGGGGCGCGAGATGCAGATGGAGCAATCGGATAAGGTCGGGGCAAGAATCCCGACCTGCCTGCAGGGCTGTCTAGTACGGTCCCGTTGGCCAGGTGAAGCAAATGGTAGTATTCCATCTGAGTCTCTGTGTTGATGGACTGTGAAACTGTAGATTAATGCCCATTCGGTTGCATCTAGGGGTACACGACATACCTGCCCGTCTTGGCCAGCGCCCATACTCCTCCAAATATCCGAGTTAACTGGAGGGAACTAGATAGAGACATCAGCCGATGTTCACGTGCACCGACTGGGCTCACGTTGGTATTCGGGACTTGCACGTAGAATGACCGAATTTCGTCTACGGGATCTCGGGTGTCTGATCATGGCCATTAGCTTGGGACAAACGACTCGACGCTATCTACACACCGATCATGTCCAAGGGTAGCTCTTGAGTCGTGTCGAAGACAACTCTCTCAACACCTTGCACATTCCACAGACTCTCGTTCCTCATAGCTTCGGCTGTCCATATGATTAACATGAATCCGTACTGTGCCAAGACTCACCATATTCTGCCATCTGAGCCTGGTAGCCTTGGTCGGGATAGGGCCAACCTCCATCTACACTGAAGATGTCGTTGTAATCGTGTCCCATGGTGCGATTGAAATGGTACGGAGCAGGTTTTGGTTTGGTAGGGAAATCGTCTACGGTCTTGGACCTATTGCCATAGGGTTAGAGCCAGTCTTGCATCGCACCGTCAGGACTCACCTGAGCTTGATGATAGCCCTTTCTTTGAACCTGAGACCAACCTCCCATCGTACAATCTCCCCACAGGAGCTACCATTCATCGCCAGCCTCGCCTCCGCGGGATGAACCTGGCCAGGTGCAAGGTCGGGAGCACGGACCCAAGAGCGTATATCACAATCCCATTCGTCGGCGGATGCGGCATCGAGCTCAACAGTGTTGATGTTGTTGGTGTCCGAGAGCATAACCTGAGCGGCGTcaggaagaaaagagatTCGTGCGGCCTGAGCGGCCAATGCGCCTAGCGACAAGGTGGGCCAGATATCAATAAGCATGTCGGGGAGGAATGCTGTCGTCGGGCTCAATAAGCTGCTCGTATCGCTTGTATTCACGACTCGAAGATGTGTTTGTAGGTAATTTCACAGGGATGACCAATCGGGAGAAACAACGCGATAACCTTAATTAAACTATCCTAATAGGCCCGGTCCCTGGACATGTCCTGGCACGGTTTTTTGTCCGGCGCTCATTAATTAAATCGAATCGTTCTTCCTAACGAACTGCCCTCTTTTACATAAAGCGAGCAGGCAGTTCGGTTGCTTGCTTCTCTTCTAAGCGCATGCATTTAAGTACATCTAAAAGTCCACTCATACATAAAATTTGAGCCCCAACCCCCTAACTGGTATGGTCTCAAACATGACAGAAATATAAATTGTTGGCGCAACACAAGATGTCCATTTTTGACTTCTGGATGACGGATCGCCCTCGCGACGGCTGGCAGCCCCAAGTGACTTGTGCAAGACATGACGCTCTTCCCATGACCTCACTTCCTTGACAGAAAACCTCGTTACTTTGGGACCGTCGGGGAAAAGACCAACCCCGACCAAAAGCATATCTCCACCAATCTCTGCATCGCGTCGCTTACGTCCCACCTACTAGCTATGGTTCTCGACGCAGACATGTTCATGTCGAAGGCGCTGCACCAGCCCCTTACGTACGCCCTGCTCAAGGCCTTGTGCCCCGGCCCACTGTTGTTCGACGATGGACCCAATGAGCACGACCTTCTCCAGCCCGGAATGGCGCCTGATCGCAGAAAAATAAACAGCGATTGGTTAATGTTCCCCCAAAGTCATATATCGTTGTTTGCTTTTAGTTCAAAATGATTGAACAATTATACATTCGAACTTCATACATACAAAGACAACAAATTCTACTGATGATTTTTCTTGTACCATTAATGACCGTTAGCATTGTTAGCCAACAGCTCCTCGAATTCTCCAACGCCGGGGAGGTTCCAACCATCTCCGTTCCTCTTCGACTCGGCCCAGGTTCCAATCTTTTCTGCCAGGTTCTTGGGGCCGAAGCCGAAGTGCTCGAACAGTACAGAGTAAGGAGCAGAGTGACCGAAGCCTGTCATGTGAGCACCCGCATGGGCATATTTGGCCCAACCGAAGGAGGCGTAGGGCTCGATAGATACGACGAGGGACTTGGTAGAGGGAATGACGGATCGCCGGTACTCGAGTGGTTGTGCGTCGAATCGACCGGTGTGAGGCATCGATACGACTCTGACAGAGTACTTGTCCTTCAACAGCTCGGCTGTATCAACAGCACGTGCGACCTCGGAACCAGTGGCGATGAGGGTTATATCGGGGATCTTGTTCTCGTCGCCACAAACGACATATCCACCGTATTGTACCTTGTTTCGGTCGGTACCGGCAAGAAGAGGTACTGGCTGTCGAGTGAGCGAAAGCAAACTGGGGTGATCAGCATCCCTGAGACCCAACGTCCATGCGCCAATCACTTCCTCAGCGTCGGCAGGTCGAATGTAGTTGAAGTTAGGGAGGGTacggaggaagagagggaaagCGATCGGCTGGTGGGTAGGACCGTCCTCACCCACACCGATAGAGTCGTGAGTAGCAACGGCGATGAATCGGAGCTTCATCAAAGCGGCCATTCGGAGCGAAGGAGCGGCATAGAGCCAGAAGATGAAGTAACTCGACATGATGCTGTTGGCCCAAAGTCAGCAACGACAATGTATTGTTCTGACGCTGACCAGATCACTCACGGGACGATGGCACCCTTGTGCCAAGCGGCGAGACCATTGGCGGCGGCTACCATGGCATGCTCTCGAATACCGTATCGGATCTGTCGACCAGAATAATCACCGTAGCCCGACTTGGGGTTTTGGAACTCGACCATTCCGTCCCAGTTGACGAACGTCGACTCGCACAAATCGGCACTTCCAACCAAGAACGCCTTGTCCTCTGGAACGATCGATCGAAGCGCGATACCGCTGCTCTGCCTGGTAGCTTTGGGATCTTTGGGGAGAGCATCCTTGGAAGGGAATTTGTTCTCCCAACCCTCTTCCAGCTTTCCGTCCAATCGCCTTTGGAACTCTGCCGCCTCGACTGGGAAAGACTCCTTGTAGCGCTTGAAAAGGTCGTTCCACTCCTGCTCGTATTGGGCACCCCTGGTTTTGGTCTCCTTGAAGTAGTCGTAGACGGCGTCGGGCACGACGAATTTTTGCTTGGGGTCAAAGCCAAGAGCAGTCTTGACTTGCGCAACGTCATTCTCACCCAAGGCGGCACCGTGTACTTTGCCACTATTCTGGTTGATGGAGCCAATACCGATGATGGTCTTGATGTTGATAAAGACAGGCTTGCCCGTGAGCTTCTGAGCCTGCTCGAAAGCGTCGACAATCGCGGCGAGGTCGTTGGATCCGTCCTCGACCTCGAGAACGTGCCACCCAAGACTCTTGAGCTTGGCATTCGTGTCATCGGTGAAACAGATGTCAATGTTACCGTCCACTGTGACAGAGTTGTTGTCATATACAAGGATCATGTTGTCAAGACCCCAATGTCCGGCCATGGAAAGGGCTACAAGGCACTGGTCAGCGCGTCGCACGCAGGTGTTCTTTCGCTGTGCTCACCTTCCTGGCCGACACCTTCCTGCAGACAACCATCACCAGTGAAACACCAGACCTTGTTCTGGATGATGGGAAATCCGTCCTTATTGTAAGTGGCAGCCATGTTCTTGTTGGCCATGGCGAGTCCGACGGCGTTGGCAATACCTTGACCGAGAAGACCGGTGGTCAGTTCGACACCTGGGAACTCGATCTCGGGGTGACCGGCAGCAATGCCGTCCATGGTCGGAGCATGGTACTTCTTAATCTGGTCGAGAGTCCATGAAGAGTATCCGGAAAGGTGGAGCATAATGTATTGAAGTAGACACGCATGGCCAGCAGAGAGCACGAATCCTATAAATTCCAAAGTGGTTAATCACCCATCGTCGGACCTTGAGACTCAAAACAAAAGCAGGACTCACGATCTCGGTTGATCCAGTCAGGATTAGAAGGGTTATACCGCATGCTGTATTTCCAAAGTGCTGTGGCGATGGCAGCCGCTCCCATGACTGTGCCGGGATGACCACCCTTGTACTGTTTAAATTATTTTTCGTCAACAGATGTTCCCCATAAATCGCTTTGTCGAGAGACAGAAAGTATATTACTCACCTGTTGACACAGATCGGCGGCCAAACATCGGATGGTATTAATCACCAGCTTCTCGGTGCCGACGTCGGTAGACTTGACGTGGGGATTCTTGCTAAGCTCTGTGCCGTGAGAGGCAGAGTCGCCATGTTGGAGTACAGCTACAGGTGACATGGTGATGAGACAGTGTTCTTTTTTCCTGATGTGGGATCCCAACCATGCATACAACTTACTTTTGTACTCCGACTTTCAATTATTCTTTGCGTAATGCTCGGCTCCAGATCAACAGACTTCGGGCCGAAGATTCAAGATATCTATCGAGATAGGCCCGAGCATCTCTCCGGGACCTCGGCGGGGCCCTTTTGAAGTGGTAAAAGCTAGTCTTCTGGAGCACCTTGGGGCACCTTGGGGCAGTCCTTGTCCTGATGTGCAAACAAAAGCTTTAATTAAGCATGCGCACGATGGGTCCTTTTAAGGATGAAGGACAACAGGCTATACCCATTCTCTTTTTGGCCCGGCGGATCATGTCTTCCCAGGCTCATCAACAATGTTAGTCCCGGTCTTATAAAATGTTATTAACCGTTTATATTTAAGTAATCGTATATATTTAAGACCGATTTGTCGCGTCGGATTACCAATAGCCGAgtgaagatggaaagccTGCCAAGATAATCACGCGGATTTGGCCTCTTGTACTGCACATGCATACCCTATAGACGGGGCGATCCAGAGAGTGCTGGAGTCACAATAGGAAGTTGGAGTCACAATAGGGATTGTTTACAACGCGATATATACGTAGACGGTAAAGCGAGCGGgagagaggaaaggaagaaggtgtAGGCGAGGTCAAGAAGGTATTTTTTGCGTCGGTGCACTTAGTTTATTATGAAATAATTATTTATTGCAAAACGATGCTCCATGTCATTCTCGGCCGCCGATGATGGCCATCGATTTCACTGTTTGGTTCAATCAAAGCAAATGGGCCGCCAATTGGTCATCTAACTTGTGATGCATGCATCTATCATGCTTGAACCAATCAAGCTGAAACCGAAGTATGATGTCTCGACTTCCCTCCGCTGGATGCATATCTAACTGAGCCGATGATTATTCCGAGGAGGAGATCCAAACTCGGAATAGCTGTCGTGCCGACCTAAGACAAGGGCACAGACCACAGATATGTATATCGGCTCTCTATCTCAGATTGATTTACTTATGTTTCTTTGTTTGACCTCGTTAACAATATCTTGCAAACTAGAAACGATGTTTACCCCGCTCAATTCCTCTTTAGCGTCCCTGACAGCGCCATCACTCCATTCTCCTGGTCTCCGTATAAGACGAGCTTCGATCCCAGTCGACGTGGCACCGTAGAAATCACTAGACAGCATGAGACTTTAACAGTCATTCGTCATTGATCGGATGGACTACTGGCTTACGCTTTGAGTTCGTCGCCAACCATGATGATACCTTCTCCTACTTTTTCTTCACATCTCTCACATGCTTTCTCGTAGATTGTCACGGATGGCTTGGCAGCTTCGACATCCCATGATAGGGTCGGAGAACAGGTAAGAAGGGGTAGGATCTGAAGTGAGTCCAAGGTTTTGACTACGAACCATTCTTGCGTTTGAGAAAGACAGAAAGGTCAGAGGTAAGAGTTCGATGCTCACGAATACGAGGATCGGCATTAGATACTACCGAGGTCTTGACTTCTAATTCTTTCAGCTCTTTTACTAGCCGAGGGTCAGTGTCGGGATCTGGATTAAAGACTGAGCTGGGGGCTTACGACATGCGATAGTCTCTGGAAAGTTTCGATACCCCTCATCACTCTCAAAACGACTCATCAAAGCAGGTCCGATCGCATCAATCTTCCCATCCAGCTCTGATAGTAGAGTCAACTAAGCCAGTCATAGTAACTACATGAAAAATAGCCATAAGATCATAACGCTCACCTTGCTTGGAAGCTCCAGCTTCCCTAAGGGTCTCATAGATGATCATTGTCCACCATTCTTTAGGAGTCAATGAAGGTGTCGAGTGTTTTCCATACAAAGGATACTGCGCATCGACTTTTTTGAAGGCTTAACCGACAGTCAGCTCGCCTGGAATCTGATCCGCTGAAAAGAAGATATACCAGGCTTGAAGGCATTACGAACGCTCTGTGGGGTTATACTTGCAGGTGAGA comes from the Cryptococcus gattii WM276 chromosome M, complete sequence genome and includes:
- a CDS encoding Dihydroxyacetone synthase (DHAS) (Formaldehyde transketolase), putative (Similar to TIGR gene model, INSD accession AAW46963.1) translates to MSPVAVLQHGDSASHGTELSKNPHVKSTDVGTEKLVINTIRCLAADLCQQYKGGHPGTVMGAAAIATALWKYSMRYNPSNPDWINRDRFVLSAGHACLLQYIMLHLSGYSSWTLDQIKKYHAPTMDGIAAGHPEIEFPGVELTTGLLGQGIANAVGLAMANKNMAATYNKDGFPIIQNKVWCFTGDGCLQEGVGQEALSMAGHWGLDNMILVYDNNSVTVDGNIDICFTDDTNAKLKSLGWHVLEVEDGSNDLAAIVDAFEQAQKLTGKPVFINIKTIIGIGSINQNSGKVHGAALGENDVAQVKTALGFDPKQKFVVPDAVYDYFKETKTRGAQYEQEWNDLFKRYKESFPVEAAEFQRRLDGKLEEGWENKFPSKDALPKDPKATRQSSGIALRSIVPEDKAFLVGSADLCESTFVNWDGMVEFQNPKSGYGDYSGRQIRYGIREHAMVAAANGLAAWHKGAIVPIMSSYFIFWLYAAPSLRMAALMKLRFIAVATHDSIGVGEDGPTHQPIAFPLFLRTLPNFNYIRPADAEEVIGAWTLGLRDADHPSLLSLTRQPVPLLAGTDRNKVQYGGYVVCGDENKIPDITLIATGSEVARAVDTAELLKDKYSVRVVSMPHTGRFDAQPLEYRRSVIPSTKSLVVSIEPYASFGWAKYAHAGAHMTGFGHSAPYSVLFEHFGFGPKNLAEKIGTWAESKRNGDGWNLPGVGEFEELLANNANGH
- a CDS encoding Hypothetical protein (Similar to SGTC gene model, INSD accession EAL17470.1; CNBM1620), which gives rise to MASSTNLKPVRLVLFDVFDTLCTPRIPVHEQYHEEAIRGGLSPASITPQSVRNAFKPAFKKVDAQYPLYGKHSTPSLTPKEWWTMIIYETLREAGASKQELDGKIDAIGPALMSRFESDEGYRNFPETIACLKELKELEVKTSVVSNADPRILKTLDSLQILPLLTCSPTLSWDVEAAKPSVTIYEKACERCEEKVGEGIIMVGDELKADFYGATSTGIEARLIRRPGEWSDGAVRDAKEELSGVNIVSSLQDIVNEVKQRNISKSI